One Dryobates pubescens isolate bDryPub1 chromosome 33, bDryPub1.pri, whole genome shotgun sequence DNA window includes the following coding sequences:
- the NPPA gene encoding natriuretic peptides A: protein MQFPALCCGASLLLLLPWAGSQPVGGQHTAELRSLQDLLELLQRLREEEGELGLEEEPVAGAEDSSSEWELPELESGSLSTPLPAPSPSQPAEGHSVWKGLLFSSYRRRHFSGCFGTRMERIGAQTGLGCNQYNARFWKRRRS, encoded by the exons atgcaATTCCCggctctctgctgtggggcctcgctgctgctcctcctgccctgggcaggttcGCAGCCGGTCGGCGGCCAGCACACTGCCGAGCTGCGGTCCCTGCAG gacctcctggagctgctgcagcgcctccgggaggaggaaggggaactgGGCCTGGAAGAGGAGCCGGTGGCCGGGGCTGAGGACAGCAGCTCCGAGTGGGAGCTGCCGGAGCTGGAGAGCGGCTCGCTGAGTACCCCGCTGCCGGcgcccagcccttcccagccgGCGGAGGGGCATAGCGTGTGGAAGGGCCTCCTGTTCTCCTCCTACAGACGGAGGcacttctctggctgctttGGGACCAGGATGGAAAGGATCGGCGcgcagacagggctgggatgcaACCAGTACAATGCCC gTTTCTGGAAGAGAAGACGAAGCTGA